The Mycolicibacterium aichiense region ATATTTCGGGTTATCAGCAGTCCCCCAGCCCCAGCACAATTAATTGTCAGAAGAGGCCGCTTTCCTGGGAATTCTCAGCCTTCATTTATGTTGTGCCTCTTAGTTTTTCATAAATTCCGCACCGATCGGGACTTATACAGAAGGTCGACGGATATTTCGGGTTCGTGTGCGATATTTCACGACCGGGCTAAACGGGAATGGTTTTAGCGCATTGCCGGTGTTGCATCGCGCATGACAGATATTGCTTTCTCCCACTCGCTGAACCCGATCGGCACACCCCGCTGCGGCGATCCCCGCGTCACCGGTACCGCGGTCGCGTTCACGACACATCGCTACGACCAGGACGAGGTGGCCAGGGCGCTCACCGAGTTCGCCGAACCCGGGTTCGCCCGGTTCGCCCGAACCAGCGGCGTCGAATACCGCAACCTCGCGCTGCCGGTGGAGCGCTACCCGAAACTGGCCGGTTTCACCGAAGCCAACGAGGCATATCTCGAGGTCGCCGTCGAACTCGGCGAGCAGGCGGTGCGCCGGGCCCTCGACGAGGCCCACCTACGCCCTGACGAGGTCGACGCCATCCTGACTGTGTCGAGCACCGGAGTGGCCGTGCCCACCATCGATGCCCGCATCGCGTCGAAGCTGGGGCTCCGGTCCGACGTCAAGCGCATCCCGCTGTTCGGGCTCGGCTGTGTGGCCGGCGCAGCCGGGATGGCGCGCATGCACGACTACCTGCGCGGCTTTCCCGACCACGTCGCCGTGTTGCTCTCCGTCGAGCTGTGCTCTCTGACGCTGCAACGCGACGACACCTCGATCCCCGCGCTGATCGGCGTCTGCCTGTTCGGCGACGGCGCTGCAGCGGTGGTCGGCACGGGCGCCGATCGGGTCCCCGCCGGACTCCCCCTGCAGCAGGGACCGCAGATCCTGGCGACCCACAGTGCGCTGTTGCCCGACACGGTCGAGGTGATGGGCTGGAATGTGAGCTCCAGCGGATTCCAGCTCGTGATGTCACGAGACGTTCCCAAGATGGCCGATGACCACCTCCGCGCGGAGGTCGACCGGTTCCTCGCCGAGCATCAGCTGACGACCGCCGACATCACCACCTGGGTGTGTCACCCGGGCGGACCCAAGGTGCTCGAATCGATCACCAACGCGGTCGGCATGCCGGCCGAAGCCTTGCGGCACAGCTGGGAATCGATGCGCGACAACGGAAACATGTCGTCGGCGTCGGTGCTCGACGTCTTCAACCGAACTCTCGCGGAGGCGCCGGCGGCCGGCTCGCTGGGAATCATGCTGGCAATGGGGCCCGGCTTCAGCTTCGAACTGTTGCTTCTGAGTTGGTGAAGGGGTCCCGATGATCTACACATCGATGTTCTATTACGGGTTCATCCTCGCGATCGGCGCTGAACGCCTTGTCGAGCTGGTGGTGTCGCGGCGCAATGCCCGATGGTCCTTCGCCCAGGGCGGCCGGGAGTTCGGCCGCGGGCACTATCCGGTGATGGTCGGCATGCACACCTTGCTGCTGGTGTCCTGCATCGTTGAAGTGGCGACCCTGCACCGGCCGTTCCTGCCCTGGCTCGGCTGGCCGATGGTGGCGGTGGTGGCAGCCAGCACCGGGCTGCGGTGGTGGTGTGTGTCCACGCTGGGTAAGCGCTGGAATCCGCGGCTGATCGTGATCAAGGGTGCGCCCTTGATCGACCGTGGCCCCTATCGCTGGATGCACCACCCCAACTACACCGCGGTGGTCGCCGAAGTGGCGGCGCTGCCACTGGTGCACTCAGCCTGGACGACAGCGATCGTGTTCAGCATCGCCAACGCCCTGGTGCTCACCGTGCGGATCCGCGCCGAGAACGCGGCGCTGGGCTACGCCTGAGAAGTTCCCGCAATTGTCCGGCGGGTAAGAGTCCATGGATTGCAACCACTTTCGGGCATAGTCGGTGTTACGTTGGCTCTCGTTGGACCTGTGCACGGTCACAAGGGGGCTTTCGATGAGCACTGCCGCAGAACGCGCCGATCAGTTGGCTCTGGTGGCCCGGCTCAAGTCCGCCTATCCGGAACTGCCGGATGCTCCCACCCCGGATCTGCTCGACCACGCCAGGTTCGTCGCCTACATGAAGCCGGTGCACGATGTCGGCGGCGAGCCGGACGCTCCGATGAAGTACGAGAACAAGGACTACGAGTACTGGGAGCACATGACCTACGTCATCTGCGAGGTGCTGGCGTGGCGCGGAATCTGGCTCTCCGAGGAACGGCGCCGGATCGGCAACGTCGACGTCCAACGCGCCGTCTACCTCGGCTTCCCCTACTACGGCCGCTGGCTGCTGTCGGTGGCCCGAGTGTTGATCGAAAAGCACCACATCGGTCTGACCGAGCTGACCGAGCGGATGGCCGAGGTCAAGGAACGCTATGCCGGCGGACTGGCGGGCAAGACCCTGGCGGCCAAGCCCAAGTTCGAAGGTGACGGATCGCAGGTCAAGCGCAACAGTCACATTGTGCATGCCCAGGGCAAGGGCGACCCGCAGGTCTACGCGGGCAGGGCCGGCGAACCGAGGTTCACGGTCGGCGACCCCGTGGTCGTGCGTGAATTGCCGGTGTTGTTCTACACCCGCACGCCGGAGTACGTCCGCGGTGCCACGGGTGTCATCGACGCGGTGGCCTATGAAAGCCCGGCCGCCGAGGACGAGACCTGGGACATCCCCGACGCCAAGCCCGAATGGTTCTACGTCGTCAAATTCCGCATGTCCGAGCTGTGGGACGACTTCAACGGCCCGGACAGCGACAGCTTGCGCACCGAGATCCCCGAGCACTGGCTTGCACCCGCATAGGAACGGACCGACATGACCGACCACGATCACGATCACGATCACGATCACGACCGCACCGTCAAGCCGATGGTCGACGAGATCACCGACTTCGAAGTGCTCGAGATCGCGCTGCGCGAATTGTGCATCGAGAAGGGCATTTTCACTGCCGAGGAGCACCGCCGTTTCACCGAGTTCGCCGAGCAGATCGGCCCAATGCCGGCGGCTCGCCTGGTGGCCCGCGCCTGGCTGGATCCCGCCTTCAAAGCTCTTGCCCTCGCCGAACCGATGACCGCCAGCAAGGAGGTCGGTGTCGACTGGCTCGAGCCGACCGGGTTCGGCACCCCCAGCGACTTCACCGCGTTCCAGATTCTCGAAGACACCCCGGCCGTGCACAACGTGATCGTGTGCGCGCTGTGCTCCTGCTACCCGCGGCCCATCCTCGGCAACTCCCCCGAGTGGTACCGCACACCGAACTACCGGCGGCGGCTGGTGCGCTGGCCCCGGCAGGTTCTCGCCGAGTTCGGCCTCTACCTGTCCGACGACATCGAAGTCCGTGTGCAGGACTCCAACCAAAAACACCGCTTCATGGTCATGCCGATGCGACCAGAGGGCACCGACGGCTGGACCGAGGACCAGCTGACCGAGATCATCACCCGCGACTGCCTGATCGGCGTCGCGCTGCCGAAACCCGGGGTGACCACCAATGTCATCACCGACACCCGCCCTGCCATGCATCCGGTCGGCGAATGAAACCCGAGCCGTTACAACAGATTGTCGACCGTAATCAGGTCTGGCCGGTCATGGCGGCCAAATACGGGGTGGAGAACCCGGTGCCGCCATGGAAGACCAGCCTCGACGGGCTGTGTGACGCACTCGATCACGCGGCATGTGACGCCGACGTCCCGACCTTCACAGAACGGCGCGACGAGGAGGACGAGCTGTCGGCCAGCGTGTACGCCGGCCTCCCCTACCCCGAGAGCCAGCTGGTCTCGCTGGCACACTCGCTGCTGTCCCGAGGTGTCATCACCGAAGATGAACTGCAGCAACGACTTTCCGCTGTCCGCGCCCGGTTGGAGGCCTGACACCAGCGGGTGTGTCCCCCGATCGGTGGACACCGCATTCATCCGGCGTTACGGCCGATCGGCGGATATTTCGGGTGGCCACGGCGCGTCATAGTTGCCTGGTGAGCCGTCAAGCAAGCGGCGGCTCCCCGACTCAGAGGATGGCAACGATGAACAGCGGCATGGTCTTGCCCAAGCGCACAGCAGCGGCGTCGAGCGCAATCGGTATCCGCCCTGCGTATTTCGTTCAGCACGGAAACGGCATCTTCCGCCCCACCCCCTCTGCGGCGGCATCCTGGAGCGAGGGTCTGCTCAGCGGTCAGGCGATCGCCGGGCTCGCGGCATCGACGCTGGAACGCAAGTACGGCAGCGCCGGCTACCTGCCCACCCGGCTGACGCTGGATCTGCTCAAACCTGCCCGTGCCGTCCCCACCCATACTCAGACGCGGCTGATCCGGCACGGAAACCGCATGCGCACCGCCGAATGCGACATCATCCAGGACGACTGGATCGTGGCACGCGCAACTCTGTTGCAATACCGCCTGACTCGCACACCGGACAGCCCGGTCGCGGCGCAGACACAGCCCGCCGGCGCACCGCCCGACACCGAGAACCAGGCCCTCTACATCGACGGCGACGGAACCGGTTGGAGCCCGATGGGCGAACAGGCCGCGGCCGGACGCAAACGCGCGTACTACGGCGGCCTGGACGCGGTGGCCGGTCTGCGGGCCACGCCCTTCGTCCGTGCCGCAGTGGTCGCCGAGGCAGCCGCTAACCTGGTGACCAATCTGGGCGACGGCGAAGTCGGTTACATCAACGGGGACCTGACGGTGGCATTGTCGCGGCTGCCCCACGGCGTGTTCATCGGTGTGCAAGCCGACACCCATTTCGCCGAGAACGGGGTGTCGGTGGGCAGTGCCACCCTGTTCGACGATGCGGGCGCCTTCGGCACCAGCATGGTCACCGCGGTGGCGAATCCCGCGGGCCGCGGCGTCAGCCGTCGGCGAGACTGAGCGTCGGGCAGCCTCGCCCGAAACTAGAGTGCAGCAATGAGCCTCGTCACCTACCAACTGGAAGACCACGTCGCGACGATCACCCTCAACCGGCCCGAAGCGCGCAACGCCATCAACGGCCCGCTCCGCCAGGGCATCAACGCCGCATGGGATCGGTTCCGTGACGAGGAGGACGCCTGGGTGGGGATTCTGACCGCCACCGGCGACGTCTTCTGCGCAGGCGGTGACCTCAAAGACGGCGAGGGCTCGGTGGGCACCTTCGGCGGGACGTTCTGGGAGAAGCCGACGATCAATTCGTTCGAGTCCGGCATGGAACTGTTCAAACCCACGATCGCCGCCGTGCACGGTCCCTGCGTCGGATACGGCGTCACCGGAGTCCTGTTCTGCGACTTTGTGATCGCGTCGACCGAAGCCACGTTCAGCTTCCCCGAAGTGACCCTCGGCTTACCGACCATCGTCGGCGCCATTCGGTTGCCGCACCGTGTCGGCTGGGCCAACGCCATGGAGCTGCTGCTGACCGGCAAACCGATCAGCGCCGAGCGGGCCAAGGAGATCGGGCTGGTGTGGAAGCTCGTCGAACCCGCGGATCTGCAAGCCGAGGCCCAGGCCTGGGCCAGAACCCTGACCGAAGCCGCGCCGCTGGCGCAGCGTGCCACCAAAGAAGTGGCCTGGCGGACCGCCGACATGGGCTGGATCGAGTCGGTGCGTTTCGGCGAGGTGATGCGCAAGGTCGCCGGCGCCACCGAGGATGTCGGCGAAGGCCTGCAGGCATGGCGGGAGAAGCGCAGGCCGCAGTGGAAGGGCCGCTGAGGCGCCTAGCCGGGCGGCTCGGGCGCCGGCGCGTGCAGCCACCGTTGGTAGCTGTCGGCATAGGTTCCGTCGTGCAGCGCGCCGGCCAGCCAGGCGTCGGTGGCGGCGGCGATGGGACTGCCCTTGGGCAGCAGGTAGGCCTTGACCTCGGAGGTGAACGGGTCCGCGGGGTGCTGGGCCACCAACCCGGGGTGCAGCGACGACTGGTAGATCGCTTCGATGGCGTCGGTGACCATGACGTCGGCGCCACCGGCCGCGAGCTGATCGAAGATGGTGGTGTTGTCCGGCCAGATCGTGAGCTCCGCGTCGGGCAAGTGCGTGCGGGCGAAACGTTCGTTGGTGCCGCCGCTGTTCTCGATGACCCGCACACCCGGCTGGTTGATCTGCTCGATGGTCACCAGCCGCTCGGCGTCGGCCGCCGGGACCAGCGCGGTCTTGCCGCCGGCCAGGTAGGCCCGGGTCACGTCGACGACGCGGCGGCGCTCCGGGGTGTCGGTGATGCCGCCCATCGCGATATCGCATCGTTGGTGTGAGGTGAGGTCCGCGACCAGCGTCGACCAGGTGGTGGGCACGAACACCGCGGTGCGCCCGAGATGTGCGGCCAGATCGGCGGCCATGTCGATGTCGACCCCGCTGTACTGTCCCGTCGCCGGGTCGCGGTAGGTCAGGGGCCGGTAGTCGCCGGTGGTGCAGACCTTCAGGACGGCCGGGCCGCCTGCCCGGGCGACCGGCGGCGCGACGTACGCGGTGAGCGCCGCGGCAATGGCAAGCGCGCCAAAGGTCAACGGCCGCATACGATCACCGCACCCGCAGCGCATCGGAGAGGTATTCGGCGCGGCAGGCTCGCCGGGCCAGTTTGCCGCTGGTGGTGCGCGGGATGGCGCCGGCGGGTAGCAGCCGCACATCGGCGGCCTCGATACCGTGACGATCGAACACCGCCGACCGGATCGCCGCGATCGCGGCTGCCGGATCGCTGCGACTGGTGCCGGCCGCGCGTTCGGCGATGATCACCAGCTGTTCTGTGGTGTCATGTGTTGTCGCACCAGGCATGTGGTTCTTCGGAAGCGTGAACGCCGCCACGTACCCGTGCCGGACGAGTGCTGAGGAATCCGCGGCGGTCTTCTCGATATCGTGCGGATACAGTGTCCGACCGTCGAGCACCACGATGTCGGCGAGGCGGCCGGCGACGTAGAGCTCGCCGCCGAGATAGAAGCCGAGGTCGCCGGTGCGCAACCAGGCGCCGTCGGCGGGCACGCTGCCGGCGTGGCCGTCCTCGGATCGCCGGCGGACCAGCCTGGCCCCGAAGACCCGCCTGCTCTCCTGCGGCTGGCCCCAGTAGCCGCGGCCGACATTGTTACCGTGCAACCAGATTTCACCGACCCTGCCGTCGGGCAGCTCTTCGCCGGTCGCCGGGTCGACGATCGCCGCCCACAGACTGCGGGCCACCTGGCCGCACGAAACCTGGGTGATCGCGTCCGCGTCCTCGTCGGCCTCCTGCGCCACTCCCTCGGCCAACCGCTCACGGTCCAGCCGAATCACTGTGGGCTGCGCGGTCGGTGCGATCGTCGCGACGAACAGGGTGGCCTCGGCGATGCCGTAGGACGGCTTGAAGGCCGTCGGCGGCAGACCATGCGGTGCGAACGCCTCGGAGAAGGTGGCGATCGCGTCGGCGCTCACCGGTTCGGACCCGATGATCATCACCACGTTGCTCAGGTCGATGTCATCCCCGGCGTCGGGCAGGCCGCGCGCAGCGGTCCACTCGTACGCGAAATTCGGTGCGGCGGTGATGACATGGCCGTACCGGGACGCATCGGAGAGCGCCCGGATCCAGCGTTGCGGCCTACGGATGAAGGCGGTCGGTGACAGCAGTGTGGAATGTCCGCCGTACACGGTCGGGAAGCCGATCATCGACAAGCCCATATCGTGGTAGAGCGGTAACCAGCTGACGCCGTGGGTATTTCGATCGAGCAGATCGATGGCCAGGATCATCTGGATCAGGTTGGTACCGACGGCCCGGTGGGTGATCTCCACTCCGGCGGGGGGTCGGGTCGAGCCCGAGGTGTACTGCAGATGCGACACGTCGTCGACGTCGACAACGGTCTCGACGAAGTCGGCGGCCGAGGAATCGGGAATCTCGTCGATGATCATCAGCTGCGGCTGCCGAGCCGGCGGTAGCTTGGCCAAAAACCCGCGCACACTGTCGGCGGCGGCTGCGGTGGTGAGCACCAGAGTGGGCCGCGAATCACCGAGAGCGGTGTCGAGACGTTCGGCGTGGCCGGGCAATTCGGGAGCGAACAACGGCACAGCGATGGTGCCCGCCTTGATCGCGGCGAAGAAACCGGCGATGTAGTCCAGCCCCTGCGGCGCCAATATCGCGACCCGGTCACCGCGTTCAGCGCTGCGCTGTATGTGCGCGGCGATCGCGTGCAGGCGCACGCCGAGCTGAGTCCAGGTCAGCTCGAACACCACCGGTTCGGCCGAGCGGCTGTAGTCGAGGTAGCGGTAGGCGATGGTGTCGCCGACGTTGGCGATGTTGCGGTCGATCAACGAGATCAGCGTCACGCCCGCCGGTAAGACGACGTTTCCGTCGGCGTCCAAGCAGTCTTCGATCCGAAGCAGGCCCTCTGGTGCGTCGACGTGGCCGCGGTCCATGCCAGGAGTCTAAGACGCTATCGTGAGTGCGATTTTCACCGACGACCCGACAGGAGATCATGTCGAGCTGGATCGCCGAGCTGGTCCAACTCGACCGCAGCGGGCCCACCTTTCGCGCATCGGCGGCCCATGGTGCGGGTCCCCGGCTCTTCGGCGGGTTGATCGCCGCACAGGCGCTGGCGGCCGCGGGCTCCACCGTAGATCCCGGCCGGCTGCCGCAGTCGTTGCACGCCTACTTCATCAAAGGCGGCCGGATCGGCGTCGACATCCACTTCGCCGTCGAGATCACCCGGGACGGCCGCTCTTTCAACACCCGCCGCGTCACCGCGACGCAGGACGGTGTCGCGATATTCGAAATGCTGGCGTCGTTTCATCAACCCGAGACGACCACCGACTGGCAGCTACCGCAGGAGCCGCGGGTGCCGCTGACGGAGGCGACGATTCTCACACGACTGCCGGTCGAGTGGGCCGATCACTTCGACATCCGGCTCGCACCGGGTCCGCAGAGCCGCGTCGAGTGGCCCACCCAGCCGTTCTGGTTCCGCACCCGCGAACCGGTCGAGGACGATCCCCTGCTGCGAGCCTGCGCACTGACCTTCATCTCGGACCTGGGCATGGTGTCCTCGGCACGTCCGCCGGGCCCGGAATTCCCCGGTCCGGGCGGAGCCGCCAGCCTCGACCACGCGCTGTGGCTGCACCGGCCGTCCGACCCCCACCGGTGGCACCTCTACGACGCCACCGCGGTGAGTCACAGCGACGCGCGGGGGTTGGCGCACGGCTCATTTCAGCGTGATGACGGTACCCTGATCGCCAGCGTCGCCCAGGAATCTCTCTGGCGAACCTGAGCCCAGCTTTTTACGTGCCTACGGCAGGCGAATCCGCAGGCCACAGCCAGGCAGGACCCAGCGCAGACACAGCCGGAAACAACGGTGTTTAGCAGAGACCGGCTACGGGAACAAACTCGCATTCGACCGCGTTGACGCGACGTCGAATGCGGAAACGAAAGGCACGGATCATGACGGTTGATTACGACGCCCCCCGCCGCACCCAGGCCGAGCCTGAGGAAGAGTCTCTCGAAGACTTGGCGGGACGGCGCAAGGACACGGCTACAGCCGTAATAGATATCGATGAAGCGGAAGCGGCGGATTCCTTCGAGCTGCCCGGTGCCGACCTGTCAGACGAAGAGCTCACGGTGCGGGTCGTGCCCAAGCAGGCTGACGAGTTCACCTGCAGCAGCTGCTTTCTGGTGCACCACCGCAGCCGGCTGGCAGACGCCACCAGCCTGGTCTGCACCGACTGCGCCTAGCCGGCAGGCCTGCCCGGTCTCGCCCGACGGTGGGCGTGTCCGTCGTCGCGCCGTGAATCTGCACGGCGGGTCAACGGCACGCCCCCGGCGTGACGCTCAGGCGATGACGCGGACCAGGTAGGGCGCCATGTCTTTGGCCCGCACCGCTGA contains the following coding sequences:
- the scnC gene encoding thiocyanate hydrolase subunit gamma, with product MTDHDHDHDHDHDRTVKPMVDEITDFEVLEIALRELCIEKGIFTAEEHRRFTEFAEQIGPMPAARLVARAWLDPAFKALALAEPMTASKEVGVDWLEPTGFGTPSDFTAFQILEDTPAVHNVIVCALCSCYPRPILGNSPEWYRTPNYRRRLVRWPRQVLAEFGLYLSDDIEVRVQDSNQKHRFMVMPMRPEGTDGWTEDQLTEIITRDCLIGVALPKPGVTTNVITDTRPAMHPVGE
- a CDS encoding acyl-CoA thioesterase domain-containing protein, yielding MSRQASGGSPTQRMATMNSGMVLPKRTAAASSAIGIRPAYFVQHGNGIFRPTPSAAASWSEGLLSGQAIAGLAASTLERKYGSAGYLPTRLTLDLLKPARAVPTHTQTRLIRHGNRMRTAECDIIQDDWIVARATLLQYRLTRTPDSPVAAQTQPAGAPPDTENQALYIDGDGTGWSPMGEQAAAGRKRAYYGGLDAVAGLRATPFVRAAVVAEAAANLVTNLGDGEVGYINGDLTVALSRLPHGVFIGVQADTHFAENGVSVGSATLFDDAGAFGTSMVTAVANPAGRGVSRRRD
- a CDS encoding fatty acyl-AMP ligase gives rise to the protein MDRGHVDAPEGLLRIEDCLDADGNVVLPAGVTLISLIDRNIANVGDTIAYRYLDYSRSAEPVVFELTWTQLGVRLHAIAAHIQRSAERGDRVAILAPQGLDYIAGFFAAIKAGTIAVPLFAPELPGHAERLDTALGDSRPTLVLTTAAAADSVRGFLAKLPPARQPQLMIIDEIPDSSAADFVETVVDVDDVSHLQYTSGSTRPPAGVEITHRAVGTNLIQMILAIDLLDRNTHGVSWLPLYHDMGLSMIGFPTVYGGHSTLLSPTAFIRRPQRWIRALSDASRYGHVITAAPNFAYEWTAARGLPDAGDDIDLSNVVMIIGSEPVSADAIATFSEAFAPHGLPPTAFKPSYGIAEATLFVATIAPTAQPTVIRLDRERLAEGVAQEADEDADAITQVSCGQVARSLWAAIVDPATGEELPDGRVGEIWLHGNNVGRGYWGQPQESRRVFGARLVRRRSEDGHAGSVPADGAWLRTGDLGFYLGGELYVAGRLADIVVLDGRTLYPHDIEKTAADSSALVRHGYVAAFTLPKNHMPGATTHDTTEQLVIIAERAAGTSRSDPAAAIAAIRSAVFDRHGIEAADVRLLPAGAIPRTTSGKLARRACRAEYLSDALRVR
- a CDS encoding acyl-CoA thioesterase, which gives rise to MSSWIAELVQLDRSGPTFRASAAHGAGPRLFGGLIAAQALAAAGSTVDPGRLPQSLHAYFIKGGRIGVDIHFAVEITRDGRSFNTRRVTATQDGVAIFEMLASFHQPETTTDWQLPQEPRVPLTEATILTRLPVEWADHFDIRLAPGPQSRVEWPTQPFWFRTREPVEDDPLLRACALTFISDLGMVSSARPPGPEFPGPGGAASLDHALWLHRPSDPHRWHLYDATAVSHSDARGLAHGSFQRDDGTLIASVAQESLWRT
- a CDS encoding DUF4193 domain-containing protein; protein product: MTVDYDAPRRTQAEPEEESLEDLAGRRKDTATAVIDIDEAEAADSFELPGADLSDEELTVRVVPKQADEFTCSSCFLVHHRSRLADATSLVCTDCA
- a CDS encoding type III polyketide synthase, whose product is MTDIAFSHSLNPIGTPRCGDPRVTGTAVAFTTHRYDQDEVARALTEFAEPGFARFARTSGVEYRNLALPVERYPKLAGFTEANEAYLEVAVELGEQAVRRALDEAHLRPDEVDAILTVSSTGVAVPTIDARIASKLGLRSDVKRIPLFGLGCVAGAAGMARMHDYLRGFPDHVAVLLSVELCSLTLQRDDTSIPALIGVCLFGDGAAAVVGTGADRVPAGLPLQQGPQILATHSALLPDTVEVMGWNVSSSGFQLVMSRDVPKMADDHLRAEVDRFLAEHQLTTADITTWVCHPGGPKVLESITNAVGMPAEALRHSWESMRDNGNMSSASVLDVFNRTLAEAPAAGSLGIMLAMGPGFSFELLLLSW
- a CDS encoding SH3-like domain-containing protein; translated protein: MSTAAERADQLALVARLKSAYPELPDAPTPDLLDHARFVAYMKPVHDVGGEPDAPMKYENKDYEYWEHMTYVICEVLAWRGIWLSEERRRIGNVDVQRAVYLGFPYYGRWLLSVARVLIEKHHIGLTELTERMAEVKERYAGGLAGKTLAAKPKFEGDGSQVKRNSHIVHAQGKGDPQVYAGRAGEPRFTVGDPVVVRELPVLFYTRTPEYVRGATGVIDAVAYESPAAEDETWDIPDAKPEWFYVVKFRMSELWDDFNGPDSDSLRTEIPEHWLAPA
- a CDS encoding enoyl-CoA hydratase/isomerase family protein translates to MSLVTYQLEDHVATITLNRPEARNAINGPLRQGINAAWDRFRDEEDAWVGILTATGDVFCAGGDLKDGEGSVGTFGGTFWEKPTINSFESGMELFKPTIAAVHGPCVGYGVTGVLFCDFVIASTEATFSFPEVTLGLPTIVGAIRLPHRVGWANAMELLLTGKPISAERAKEIGLVWKLVEPADLQAEAQAWARTLTEAAPLAQRATKEVAWRTADMGWIESVRFGEVMRKVAGATEDVGEGLQAWREKRRPQWKGR
- a CDS encoding transporter substrate-binding domain-containing protein, with protein sequence MRPLTFGALAIAAALTAYVAPPVARAGGPAVLKVCTTGDYRPLTYRDPATGQYSGVDIDMAADLAAHLGRTAVFVPTTWSTLVADLTSHQRCDIAMGGITDTPERRRVVDVTRAYLAGGKTALVPAADAERLVTIEQINQPGVRVIENSGGTNERFARTHLPDAELTIWPDNTTIFDQLAAGGADVMVTDAIEAIYQSSLHPGLVAQHPADPFTSEVKAYLLPKGSPIAAATDAWLAGALHDGTYADSYQRWLHAPAPEPPG
- a CDS encoding thiocyanate hydrolase is translated as MKPEPLQQIVDRNQVWPVMAAKYGVENPVPPWKTSLDGLCDALDHAACDADVPTFTERRDEEDELSASVYAGLPYPESQLVSLAHSLLSRGVITEDELQQRLSAVRARLEA
- a CDS encoding isoprenylcysteine carboxyl methyltransferase family protein; this encodes MFYYGFILAIGAERLVELVVSRRNARWSFAQGGREFGRGHYPVMVGMHTLLLVSCIVEVATLHRPFLPWLGWPMVAVVAASTGLRWWCVSTLGKRWNPRLIVIKGAPLIDRGPYRWMHHPNYTAVVAEVAALPLVHSAWTTAIVFSIANALVLTVRIRAENAALGYA